The proteins below are encoded in one region of Rhizobium sp. 9140:
- a CDS encoding pyruvate, water dikinase regulatory protein, with protein sequence MDNHKNYFHLHLISDSTGETLIAAGRAAAAQFQTYHALEHVYPLIRNRKQLMQVLESIDTAPGIVLYTIVDRELSDIINAQCQQIGVPCVSVLEPIIDLFQTYLGTSSRRRSGAQHVMDAEYFARIDALNFTMDHDDGQLPADFNDADVVLIGISRTSKTPTSIYLANRGIRTANIPIVPGIPLPERLLEATKPLVVCLIATADRVSQVREHRVLGTTQGFHGQDYTDRAAIAEELKYARALCARNNWPIIDVTRRSIEETAAAIVALRPRLR encoded by the coding sequence GTGGACAATCACAAAAACTATTTCCACCTGCATCTGATCTCCGATTCGACGGGGGAAACCCTGATCGCGGCGGGCCGGGCAGCCGCGGCGCAATTCCAGACCTATCATGCGCTGGAGCACGTCTATCCGCTGATCCGCAATCGCAAGCAGCTGATGCAGGTGCTGGAGTCGATCGATACGGCGCCGGGTATTGTTCTCTACACGATCGTCGATCGCGAGCTGTCGGACATCATCAATGCCCAGTGCCAGCAGATCGGCGTGCCCTGCGTGTCCGTGCTGGAGCCGATCATCGATCTCTTCCAGACCTATCTCGGCACCTCGTCGCGGCGACGGTCGGGTGCCCAGCATGTCATGGACGCCGAGTACTTCGCGCGGATCGACGCACTCAACTTCACGATGGACCATGACGACGGCCAGCTTCCCGCCGATTTCAACGATGCGGATGTCGTGCTGATCGGGATCAGCCGCACATCGAAGACGCCGACCAGCATCTACCTCGCCAATCGTGGGATCCGTACCGCGAACATCCCGATCGTGCCGGGCATTCCCTTGCCCGAGCGCCTGCTGGAGGCGACGAAGCCGCTGGTCGTCTGCCTCATCGCGACGGCCGATCGCGTCTCCCAGGTGCGCGAGCACAGAGTACTGGGTACGACGCAGGGGTTTCATGGGCAGGACTACACGGATCGTGCAGCGATTGCCGAGGAACTGAAATATGCCCGTGCGCTCTGCGCCCGCAACAACTGGCCGATCATCGATGTTACTCGCCGATCGATCGAGGAAACGGCCGCCGCCATCGTTGCCCTGAGGCCGCGCCTGCGCTAG
- a CDS encoding Maf-like protein: MTHQLVLASASPFRRMLLENAGIAFTWQAAEIDERALEAPLAAEGASPERVATVLAEAKAESVASALHKEQGVGEDIGPVVIGSDQTMSLGGRVFHKPVSMEEAHDHLRSLSGQTHQLNSAIVLYQDGRTLWSHVSTARLTMRPLDDGFIARHLQRVGEKALTSVGAYQLEGEGIQLFEAIDGDYFTILGLPLLPLLGELRKLSVIDA, encoded by the coding sequence ATGACGCATCAGCTTGTCCTCGCCTCCGCGAGCCCGTTCCGGCGCATGCTGCTCGAGAATGCTGGCATCGCCTTTACGTGGCAGGCGGCCGAGATCGACGAGCGCGCGCTGGAAGCACCGCTCGCGGCGGAAGGCGCATCCCCGGAAAGAGTCGCGACTGTGCTGGCCGAAGCAAAGGCGGAATCTGTCGCCTCGGCATTGCACAAAGAGCAAGGGGTTGGGGAAGACATCGGTCCCGTCGTCATCGGGTCCGATCAGACGATGTCACTGGGGGGCCGCGTGTTTCACAAGCCAGTCTCGATGGAGGAAGCGCATGACCATTTACGCTCTTTGTCCGGGCAGACCCATCAATTGAACAGCGCCATTGTCCTTTACCAGGATGGCAGGACCTTATGGTCCCATGTCTCGACCGCTCGCCTGACGATGCGCCCGCTCGATGACGGATTTATCGCACGGCATCTCCAGCGGGTGGGAGAGAAAGCTTTGACAAGCGTCGGCGCCTACCAGCTGGAAGGCGAGGGGATACAACTGTTCGAGGCGATCGACGGCGATTACTTCACGATCCTCGGATTGCCGCTCCTGCCGCTGCTGGGTGAACTGAGAAAATTGAGTGTCATCGATGCATGA
- a CDS encoding shikimate dehydrogenase, translating into MHDSRETFVNHAFVAGYPVRHSRSPLIHSHWLKTLGLDGSYTTREVTPAIFPDFIALLKSGQSGFVGGNVTIPHKETVIAHVDEADALSREMGAANTVWLEEGRLKATNTDGLGFAANLDERAPGWNNAETAIVLGAGGASRAVIQAVRDCGVRTIHVVNRTLPRARELSDRFGRTRVLAHAMDALPELLTDASLFINTTSLGMDGTPVPDFDFTRMPGNAVVTDIVYVPLVTPILAQAEAQGRRIVDGLGMLLHQAAPGFEKWFGQKPLVDETLRALVIADMAAHA; encoded by the coding sequence ATGCATGATTCACGTGAAACATTTGTTAACCATGCCTTCGTCGCCGGTTATCCGGTTCGCCATTCGCGCTCGCCGTTGATCCATTCGCACTGGCTGAAGACACTGGGGCTGGACGGCAGCTACACCACACGCGAAGTCACACCCGCCATCTTTCCCGATTTCATAGCGCTTCTCAAATCCGGCCAATCCGGCTTCGTCGGGGGCAATGTCACCATTCCACACAAGGAAACGGTGATTGCCCATGTCGATGAGGCCGATGCGCTGAGCCGGGAAATGGGTGCGGCCAACACCGTCTGGTTGGAGGAGGGCCGGCTGAAGGCAACCAATACCGACGGCCTCGGCTTTGCCGCCAATCTCGACGAGCGGGCTCCGGGATGGAACAACGCCGAGACCGCTATTGTGCTCGGGGCCGGTGGTGCCAGCCGCGCTGTGATCCAGGCCGTCCGCGATTGCGGCGTCCGCACCATCCATGTGGTCAATCGCACGCTGCCCCGTGCCCGCGAACTCTCAGACCGCTTCGGGCGCACACGCGTCCTGGCCCATGCCATGGACGCGCTGCCGGAGCTTCTCACAGATGCAAGCCTCTTCATCAACACGACCTCGCTCGGCATGGACGGTACACCGGTTCCCGACTTCGATTTCACTCGCATGCCCGGCAACGCCGTCGTGACCGATATCGTCTACGTTCCCTTGGTCACGCCCATCCTCGCGCAGGCAGAGGCGCAGGGCCGAAGAATCGTAGACGGGCTCGGCATGCTGTTGCATCAGGCGGCGCCCGGCTTCGAAAAATGGTTCGGTCAAAAACCTCTCGTGGATGAAACGCTGCGCGCTCTCGTCATCGCCGATATGGCGGCACACGCATGA
- the coaE gene encoding dephospho-CoA kinase (Dephospho-CoA kinase (CoaE) performs the final step in coenzyme A biosynthesis.), translating to MIVLGLTGSIGMGKSTTAEMFKALGVPVNDADAVVHDLYRGQAVAPIEAAFPGSTKDGVVDRAALSAALAKHPDDFKTLELIVHPLVRERERAFLDRERQVNAALVVLDIPLLYETGGESRVDKVVVVTCDADIQRQRVLARPGMTPEKFALILSRQMPDSDKRARANYVIDTGHGLDAARRKVEEIVSALTVQAG from the coding sequence ATGATCGTCCTTGGGCTCACCGGATCGATCGGTATGGGCAAGTCCACGACGGCCGAAATGTTCAAGGCGCTGGGCGTTCCCGTCAACGATGCCGATGCCGTCGTTCACGATCTCTATCGCGGCCAGGCCGTCGCGCCCATCGAGGCAGCTTTTCCCGGTTCCACAAAAGACGGTGTGGTCGATCGCGCGGCCCTTAGCGCGGCGCTGGCGAAACATCCGGACGACTTCAAGACGCTGGAGTTGATCGTCCACCCTCTCGTCCGGGAAAGGGAGCGGGCCTTTCTCGACAGAGAAAGACAGGTCAACGCCGCCCTCGTCGTCCTCGATATTCCCTTGCTCTACGAGACGGGCGGCGAGAGTCGGGTCGATAAGGTCGTGGTTGTCACCTGCGATGCCGACATCCAGCGTCAGAGGGTTCTCGCCCGCCCGGGCATGACGCCGGAAAAATTCGCCCTGATCCTGTCGCGGCAAATGCCGGACAGCGACAAACGCGCCCGTGCAAACTATGTGATCGATACTGGTCACGGACTGGACGCCGCGCGCCGAAAGGTCGAAGAGATTGTCAGCGCTCTCACTGTCCAAGCGGGATAA
- the dnaQ gene encoding DNA polymerase III subunit epsilon, with the protein MREIIFDTETTGLDNRQDRVIEIGGIELNDHFPTGRSFHKYINPGDRKVHPDALAVHGITDDFLKDKPVFAEVVEDLMAFFEGARWVAHNATFDMGFINAELARLDRPAVSQDLVTDTLSMARRKHPMGPNSLDALCRRYGIDNTHRTKHGALLDSELLAEVYIEMIGGRQAALGLTTQESRAQAEASDDVVAVPRERPTPLRPRLAENDMAAHAALVEKIGAKAIWSHYEV; encoded by the coding sequence ATGCGGGAAATCATCTTCGATACGGAAACCACCGGCCTCGACAATCGCCAGGACCGCGTCATCGAAATCGGTGGCATCGAGCTCAATGATCATTTTCCGACCGGCCGGAGTTTTCATAAGTACATCAATCCCGGTGACCGCAAGGTCCATCCCGATGCGCTCGCCGTGCACGGCATCACTGATGATTTCCTGAAGGACAAGCCGGTCTTCGCCGAGGTGGTCGAGGACCTCATGGCCTTCTTCGAGGGCGCCCGCTGGGTCGCGCACAACGCCACCTTCGACATGGGTTTCATCAATGCCGAGCTGGCGCGTCTCGATCGGCCGGCGGTCTCGCAAGACCTCGTCACCGATACGCTGTCTATGGCACGCCGCAAGCATCCGATGGGGCCGAACTCGCTCGATGCCCTTTGCCGGCGCTACGGCATCGACAACACCCATCGCACAAAGCACGGCGCCCTGCTGGACTCCGAGCTTCTCGCCGAGGTCTATATCGAGATGATCGGCGGCAGGCAGGCAGCGCTCGGCCTGACCACGCAGGAAAGCCGTGCCCAGGCGGAAGCCTCCGATGACGTGGTTGCCGTGCCGCGCGAGCGGCCGACGCCTTTGCGTCCGCGCCTTGCCGAAAACGACATGGCCGCCCATGCGGCCCTTGTCGAGAAGATCGGCGCAAAGGCCATCTGGTCGCATTACGAGGTCTGA
- the secB gene encoding protein-export chaperone SecB, whose translation MTDTAAPTNGDTGENPSLNILAQYIKDLSFENPGAPRSLQARDKAPAININVNVNANPMTDTEFDVVLTLNAEAKDGDKILFAVELTYGGVFRVTGFPQEHMLPLLFIECPRLLFPFARQIVADATRNGGFPPLMIDPIDFAQMFTQRMAEDRVRAQVSTTPN comes from the coding sequence ATGACCGACACAGCAGCACCCACGAACGGTGACACCGGTGAAAATCCGTCGCTGAACATTCTCGCCCAGTACATCAAGGACCTTTCGTTCGAAAATCCGGGTGCGCCGCGCTCGCTTCAGGCCCGCGACAAGGCTCCGGCGATCAACATCAACGTCAATGTGAACGCCAATCCGATGACGGATACGGAATTCGACGTCGTGCTGACGCTGAATGCCGAAGCCAAGGATGGCGACAAGATTCTGTTTGCCGTCGAGCTGACCTATGGTGGCGTCTTCCGCGTCACCGGCTTCCCGCAGGAACACATGCTGCCGCTGCTCTTCATCGAGTGCCCGCGCCTGCTGTTCCCGTTTGCCCGCCAGATCGTGGCCGACGCGACGCGCAATGGCGGCTTCCCGCCGCTGATGATCGACCCGATCGATTTCGCGCAGATGTTCACGCAGCGTATGGCTGAAGACCGCGTCCGCGCCCAGGTTTCCACCACCCCGAACTGA
- a CDS encoding FxsA family protein: protein MRLSLIPLFFLLLPMAEIATFIVVGREIGVGATLGLILLSAIVGALLLRTQGLGVLRKLQSASRTGENPGRQIVHGAMIVVAALLLILPGFLTDVFGILLFVPAVREAVWQFLRKRITVVTRTSSARPDPASTRPRAIPGVIDLDDAEFTRDPDRTDPNDRLR, encoded by the coding sequence ATGCGCCTTTCCCTGATCCCGCTCTTCTTCCTGCTCCTGCCGATGGCGGAGATCGCCACCTTTATCGTCGTCGGGCGCGAGATCGGCGTGGGTGCCACGCTCGGTCTGATTCTCCTGTCCGCCATCGTCGGCGCGCTTCTCCTCAGGACGCAAGGCCTTGGTGTCCTGCGAAAACTCCAGTCCGCATCGCGTACCGGCGAGAACCCCGGCCGGCAGATCGTTCATGGCGCGATGATCGTCGTCGCCGCCCTTCTGCTGATCCTGCCCGGGTTTCTGACGGACGTCTTCGGCATCCTTCTGTTCGTCCCCGCGGTGCGGGAAGCGGTCTGGCAGTTTCTGCGAAAGCGGATCACCGTGGTGACGCGGACGAGCAGTGCGCGGCCCGATCCGGCCAGCACTCGGCCACGCGCCATCCCCGGCGTGATCGATCTCGATGACGCAGAATTTACCAGGGACCCCGACCGCACCGACCCGAACGACCGGCTGCGGTGA
- a CDS encoding Tim44/TimA family putative adaptor protein: protein MGSFDFVTLFFLVAAVIIFIQLRSVLGRRTGNERPPTDPFSAREPVESADPTGKVVQLPRRDTVVDEAARYAAIDAFAKPETPLNASLRKITDADNAFDPKEFVHGARMAYEMIVTAFADGDRKTLKSLLSKDVYDGFEAAIADREAKGEIVKSTFVGIEKSDIVSADLKDGEAIVTLRIFSQLISATFDKAGTIVDGDAEAVSEVNDLWTFARDTRSRDPNWKLIATESEN, encoded by the coding sequence ATGGGATCTTTCGACTTCGTAACATTGTTCTTTCTTGTCGCCGCGGTGATCATTTTCATCCAGCTTCGCAGCGTGCTGGGCCGTCGGACAGGCAATGAACGCCCACCGACCGATCCCTTCTCCGCCCGTGAACCTGTCGAGAGCGCCGACCCCACCGGCAAGGTGGTTCAGCTTCCCCGCCGCGATACGGTCGTGGACGAGGCAGCGCGCTATGCGGCGATCGATGCTTTCGCCAAGCCGGAGACCCCGCTGAACGCTTCGTTGCGTAAGATCACCGACGCCGACAATGCCTTCGACCCGAAGGAGTTCGTGCACGGTGCGCGGATGGCTTATGAAATGATCGTCACCGCCTTTGCGGATGGCGACCGGAAGACGTTGAAGTCGCTTCTCTCCAAGGACGTCTATGACGGCTTCGAAGCAGCGATCGCCGATCGCGAGGCCAAGGGCGAAATCGTCAAGTCCACCTTCGTCGGCATCGAAAAGTCCGACATCGTCTCGGCCGACCTGAAGGACGGCGAAGCGATCGTCACCCTGCGGATCTTCAGCCAGCTGATCTCGGCGACCTTCGACAAGGCCGGTACGATCGTCGATGGCGATGCGGAAGCCGTTTCCGAGGTCAACGATCTCTGGACGTTCGCGCGCGACACCCGTTCGCGCGATCCGAACTGGAAGCTGATCGCGACCGAATCCGAAAACTAG
- a CDS encoding murein transglycosylase A encodes MDFALRKVAFSDLPGWAEDDPADLLPALRRCRHHVETVKPHRTGSLGISSHDLLPAYRAADDLKAPDAATARAFFEENFQPFAIERRDGKPGFVTAFFEPTVAVSRERAGEYTYPFYRRPADLIDLDATNRPASLDESFAFARSVEGRVEEYPDRQAIETGCLAGRGLEIAYARSKTDVFFAHVQGAARLVFPDGSSERITYAAKSGHPFSAIGRLLIDRGDIDAATVSMQSIKGWLDMHPEEADAVMWHNRSFIFFREATVEDPELGPVAAAKVPLQPGRSLAVDRLIHTFGVPFFIASDSLTRIDVGRPFRRLMLALDTGTAIVGPARGDIFTGSGDEAGERAGAVRNEADFFILIPKAAAARYET; translated from the coding sequence ATGGATTTCGCGCTCCGCAAGGTCGCCTTTTCGGATCTGCCCGGCTGGGCGGAAGACGATCCGGCCGATCTTCTGCCGGCCCTGCGCCGGTGCCGGCACCATGTCGAAACGGTCAAGCCTCACCGAACCGGATCGCTCGGCATATCCTCGCACGATCTTCTGCCAGCCTACCGCGCAGCCGATGATCTCAAAGCACCGGATGCCGCTACGGCCCGCGCCTTCTTCGAGGAGAACTTTCAGCCCTTCGCCATCGAGCGTCGGGATGGAAAGCCGGGTTTCGTCACTGCCTTCTTCGAGCCCACGGTTGCTGTCAGCCGCGAGCGCGCCGGCGAATATACCTATCCCTTCTATCGCCGCCCGGCCGATCTCATCGATCTCGATGCGACAAACCGCCCGGCCTCTCTGGACGAGAGCTTCGCCTTCGCCCGCAGCGTTGAGGGTCGCGTCGAGGAATATCCCGACCGTCAAGCGATCGAAACCGGCTGTCTCGCCGGGCGCGGGCTCGAGATTGCTTATGCCCGCTCAAAGACCGATGTCTTCTTCGCCCATGTTCAGGGCGCCGCACGGCTCGTCTTTCCTGACGGTTCTTCGGAGCGAATCACCTATGCCGCAAAGAGCGGCCACCCCTTTTCGGCCATCGGCCGGCTGCTGATCGACCGCGGCGACATCGATGCGGCGACCGTATCCATGCAGTCGATCAAGGGCTGGCTCGATATGCATCCCGAGGAAGCCGACGCGGTGATGTGGCATAACCGCTCCTTCATCTTCTTTCGCGAGGCCACGGTCGAGGACCCCGAACTCGGACCCGTTGCCGCCGCCAAGGTGCCCTTGCAGCCGGGACGCTCCTTGGCGGTCGACCGCCTGATCCATACATTCGGCGTGCCGTTCTTCATCGCAAGCGACAGCCTGACCCGCATCGACGTCGGCCGGCCGTTTCGGCGGCTGATGCTGGCGCTCGATACCGGCACCGCCATCGTCGGCCCGGCTCGTGGCGACATCTTTACAGGTTCAGGGGATGAAGCGGGCGAGCGAGCGGGCGCAGTGCGCAACGAGGCGGACTTTTTCATTTTGATTCCGAAGGCGGCGGCAGCAAGATACGAGACATGA
- a CDS encoding Smr/MutS family protein: MTRKKTLSSEDRILWGKVARSTRALPGRMELLALFEGEDTPPKPTEPVPVPAAKVTREPAPAAKVETARRHQPLEKPVKRKLAKGHLPIDARIDLHGMAQSEAHGLLLRFILRAHDHGLRHVLVITGKGTSMGSEGALKRAVPLWFSLPDFRPLISSYEPAARNHGGEGALYVRLSRHGVSRHGSGYSV, translated from the coding sequence ATGACGAGGAAGAAGACGCTATCGAGCGAGGACCGCATTCTCTGGGGCAAGGTCGCCCGCTCGACGCGCGCGCTGCCCGGACGCATGGAGTTGCTTGCGCTCTTCGAGGGCGAAGACACGCCGCCGAAGCCCACAGAGCCGGTGCCCGTTCCCGCAGCGAAGGTGACGCGCGAGCCGGCACCAGCCGCCAAGGTCGAAACCGCGAGACGTCACCAGCCGTTGGAAAAGCCCGTCAAGCGCAAGCTCGCCAAGGGCCATCTGCCGATCGATGCCCGCATCGACCTTCACGGCATGGCGCAGTCGGAAGCGCATGGGCTCCTGCTGCGGTTCATATTGCGAGCGCATGATCATGGCTTGCGGCATGTTCTCGTCATCACCGGTAAGGGCACGTCGATGGGCAGCGAAGGTGCTTTGAAACGGGCAGTGCCGCTCTGGTTCTCGCTGCCCGACTTCCGGCCTCTGATCTCCTCCTACGAGCCCGCTGCCCGCAATCATGGGGGCGAGGGCGCCCTCTATGTTCGCCTGTCGCGGCACGGCGTCTCGCGGCATGGCTCCGGCTACAGCGTATGA
- a CDS encoding helix-turn-helix domain-containing protein: MTPFGEEMIRLRAERGVTQKQMAQALNVSAAYLSALEHGKRGTPSFDFLQRVAGYFHIIWDEADALFALAAQSNPRVTVDTSGLPPKHTILANLLAARIRHLPDQTVVDITQLLDNAQKGAKDNS, from the coding sequence ATGACACCCTTCGGTGAGGAGATGATCCGCCTGCGCGCCGAGCGCGGGGTGACGCAGAAGCAGATGGCGCAGGCGCTCAACGTGTCCGCCGCCTATCTCTCGGCGCTGGAGCATGGAAAGCGCGGCACGCCGAGTTTCGATTTCCTCCAGCGGGTTGCCGGGTACTTCCACATTATCTGGGATGAGGCGGACGCTTTGTTCGCGCTTGCGGCACAGTCGAACCCGCGCGTCACCGTCGACACATCAGGCCTTCCCCCGAAGCACACGATCCTTGCAAACCTCCTGGCCGCGCGGATCCGGCATCTTCCGGATCAGACGGTTGTGGATATCACGCAACTTTTGGACAATGCGCAGAAGGGTGCTAAAGATAATTCCTGA
- the gyrB gene encoding DNA topoisomerase (ATP-hydrolyzing) subunit B → MTELPDAATGANAEYGADSIKVLKGLDAVRKRPGMYIGDTDDGSGLHHMVYEVVDNAIDEALGGYADLVTVTLNADGSVTVTDNGRGIPTDIHKEEGVSAAEVIMTQLHAGGKFDQNSYKVSGGLHGVGVSVVNALSVSLKLKIRRAGKAHEMSFTHGVADGPLQVTGDSGGTTGTEVTFLPSTDTFTQVEFDYGTLEHRLRELAFLNSGVRIVLTDKRHSDIKQEEMMYDGGLEAFVVYLDRAKKPLVTRPVSIRGEKDGITVEVAMWWNDSYHENMLCFTNNIPQRDGGTHMAGFRGALTRQVTSYADHSGITKREKVTLQGEDCREGLTAVLSVKVPDPKFSSQTKDKLVSSEVRPVVESLVNEALSTWFEEHPADAKILVGKVVEAAAAREAARKARELTRRKGALDISSLPGKLADCSERDPSKSELFLVEGDSAGGSAKQGRSRENQAILPLRGKILNVERARFDKMLSSQEIGTLITALGTSIGKDEFNADKLRYHKIIIMTDADVDGAHIRTLLLTFFFRQMPELIERGHLYIAQPPLYKVTRGKSAQYLKDEKAFEEYLISMGLEEARLELGSGEVRAGQDLREVITDALRLRALVEGLHSRYSRSVVEQAAIAGALNPERLRDDEKSAVIARELAERLDLIAEETERGWSAEIAGDGGLRLERMVRGVKELAFLDMALIASQDARLIDQLNAKLHDIYAIPPVLRRKEGTQEISGPRALLDAIFASGRRGLSMQRYKGLGEMNAEQLWETTLDPNVRSLLQVRVNDATDADSLFSRLMGDEVEPRRDFIQENALNVANLDI, encoded by the coding sequence ATGACCGAACTGCCTGATGCTGCAACCGGCGCGAATGCCGAATATGGTGCCGATTCGATCAAGGTTCTCAAGGGTCTCGATGCCGTGCGCAAGCGCCCGGGCATGTATATCGGCGATACCGACGACGGATCCGGCCTGCACCATATGGTCTATGAAGTCGTTGACAACGCGATCGACGAAGCGCTGGGCGGATATGCCGACCTCGTGACGGTAACGCTGAATGCGGATGGCTCCGTGACCGTGACCGACAACGGACGCGGCATCCCGACCGATATCCACAAGGAAGAAGGCGTGTCCGCTGCCGAGGTCATCATGACCCAGCTGCATGCGGGCGGCAAGTTCGACCAGAATTCCTATAAGGTCTCCGGCGGTCTCCATGGCGTCGGCGTGTCCGTGGTCAATGCGCTCTCCGTTTCGCTCAAGCTGAAGATCCGCCGCGCCGGCAAGGCTCACGAGATGAGCTTCACCCATGGCGTGGCCGATGGCCCGCTGCAGGTGACCGGCGACAGCGGCGGCACGACGGGAACGGAAGTCACCTTCTTGCCGAGCACGGATACCTTCACGCAGGTCGAGTTCGACTATGGAACGCTGGAGCATCGCCTGCGCGAGCTCGCCTTCCTCAATTCCGGCGTTCGAATCGTTCTCACGGACAAGCGGCACTCTGACATCAAGCAGGAAGAGATGATGTATGACGGCGGCCTCGAGGCATTCGTCGTCTACCTCGACCGCGCCAAGAAGCCGCTGGTCACGCGACCCGTCTCAATCCGCGGCGAGAAGGACGGCATCACCGTCGAGGTCGCGATGTGGTGGAACGACAGCTATCACGAGAACATGCTCTGCTTTACCAACAATATTCCCCAGCGCGATGGCGGCACGCATATGGCCGGCTTCCGTGGCGCGCTGACGCGCCAGGTGACGTCCTATGCCGATCACTCGGGCATCACCAAGAGAGAAAAAGTGACGCTGCAGGGCGAAGACTGCCGCGAAGGCCTGACCGCCGTTCTCTCCGTCAAGGTTCCCGATCCGAAGTTCTCCTCGCAGACCAAGGACAAGCTTGTGTCGTCCGAAGTGCGCCCGGTGGTCGAAAGCCTCGTCAACGAGGCGCTGAGCACCTGGTTCGAAGAACATCCGGCCGACGCGAAGATCCTCGTCGGCAAGGTGGTGGAAGCTGCTGCTGCCCGCGAGGCCGCCCGCAAGGCGCGCGAGTTGACCCGCCGCAAGGGCGCGCTCGACATCTCGTCGTTGCCCGGCAAGCTGGCCGACTGCTCGGAGCGCGACCCGTCCAAGTCCGAACTCTTCCTCGTCGAAGGTGACTCCGCCGGCGGCTCTGCCAAGCAGGGACGCTCGCGCGAGAACCAGGCCATTCTGCCGCTGCGCGGCAAGATCCTCAACGTCGAACGCGCGCGCTTCGACAAGATGCTCTCCAGCCAGGAAATCGGCACGCTGATCACGGCGCTCGGCACGTCGATCGGCAAAGACGAATTCAATGCAGACAAGCTGCGCTATCACAAGATCATCATCATGACGGACGCCGATGTGGACGGCGCTCACATCAGGACGCTGCTGCTCACGTTCTTCTTCCGCCAGATGCCGGAACTGATCGAGCGCGGCCACCTCTACATCGCCCAGCCGCCGCTCTACAAAGTCACCCGCGGCAAGTCGGCCCAGTATCTAAAGGACGAGAAGGCCTTTGAGGAATATCTGATCTCGATGGGCCTCGAAGAGGCACGCCTTGAGCTCGGTTCCGGCGAAGTGCGCGCCGGCCAGGATCTGCGCGAAGTCATCACCGATGCGCTGCGCCTGCGCGCGCTCGTCGAAGGCTTGCATTCCCGCTACAGCCGTTCCGTCGTCGAGCAGGCGGCGATTGCCGGTGCGCTCAATCCTGAACGCCTGCGCGACGACGAGAAATCCGCGGTCATCGCCCGCGAACTTGCCGAGCGGTTGGACCTCATCGCCGAGGAAACCGAACGGGGCTGGAGCGCGGAGATTGCCGGCGACGGCGGCTTGCGGCTCGAGCGCATGGTCCGCGGCGTCAAGGAACTTGCCTTCCTCGACATGGCGCTGATCGCCTCGCAGGATGCCCGCCTGATCGACCAGCTGAACGCCAAGCTGCACGACATCTACGCCATTCCGCCCGTGCTGCGACGCAAGGAAGGCACGCAGGAGATCAGCGGCCCGCGCGCTCTGCTCGACGCCATATTCGCCAGCGGCCGCAGGGGTCTCTCCATGCAGCGCTACAAGGGTCTGGGCGAGATGAATGCCGAGCAGCTCTGGGAAACGACGCTCGACCCGAACGTCCGCTCGCTGCTCCAGGTCCGCGTCAACGATGCGACGGACGCCGACAGCCTGTTCTCCCGCCTCATGGGCGACGAAGTCGAGCCGCGTCGCGACTTCATTCAGGAAAATGCGCTGAACGTGGCGAACCTCGATATCTGA
- a CDS encoding nitroreductase family protein, whose protein sequence is MTTSSNFRQADHPIEASFLDRWSPRAFKDETMGEAELLTILEAGRWAPSAFNSQPWRFSYALRGTPEWDTLLPILNDFNQSWAKSASALVIIISKTHFTAPGSTESKPSYSHSFDAGSAWGAIAHQAMLLGYQAHGMTGIHFDKAAEILGIPEGYRVEAGVAIGRVGDKSVLPEGLQSRETPSPRRPLSELAFNGSFKAD, encoded by the coding sequence ATGACCACGTCGAGCAATTTCCGACAGGCCGACCATCCGATCGAAGCCAGCTTTCTGGACCGCTGGTCGCCCCGCGCCTTCAAGGACGAGACGATGGGCGAAGCGGAGCTTCTGACGATTCTCGAAGCCGGCCGCTGGGCGCCATCCGCCTTCAACTCGCAGCCTTGGCGCTTCTCCTATGCACTGCGCGGCACGCCGGAATGGGATACGCTTCTCCCGATCCTCAACGATTTCAACCAGAGCTGGGCGAAGTCCGCCTCCGCGCTGGTGATCATCATTTCGAAGACGCATTTCACGGCACCGGGTTCCACGGAATCCAAGCCCTCCTACAGCCATAGCTTCGATGCAGGATCGGCCTGGGGCGCCATCGCCCATCAGGCGATGCTGCTCGGCTACCAGGCGCATGGCATGACCGGCATCCACTTCGACAAGGCTGCCGAGATCCTCGGGATTCCCGAAGGCTACCGCGTCGAAGCCGGCGTCGCGATCGGCCGCGTCGGCGACAAGTCGGTCCTGCCGGAAGGCCTGCAGTCGCGGGAAACCCCGAGCCCCCGCCGTCCGCTCTCCGAACTTGCTTTCAACGGCAGCTTCAAGGCTGACTGA